A single region of the Vulgatibacter sp. genome encodes:
- a CDS encoding alpha/beta hydrolase translates to MVRRGEYLERMVVVPSGDLHLEGLYHRGKLRPPCVVAAPHPQQGGSMDSPVVAELAWAITRAGHATLRFNYRGVGASEGAWSGGPGEVADLESAIDQLLETTGAPAIAVAGYSFGAWAAVQAALRRPEVAALVLVSPPTALLDFSGLARVQARVLAICAEDDDRSLLAGWLGPQGKLVTVAGADHFFTSGLPQVGRHAARFVGG, encoded by the coding sequence ATGGTTCGCAGGGGTGAGTATCTGGAGCGGATGGTGGTGGTCCCCTCGGGGGATCTCCACCTCGAGGGGCTCTACCACCGTGGCAAGCTGCGCCCGCCCTGCGTGGTGGCTGCGCCCCATCCGCAGCAGGGTGGCTCGATGGACAGCCCGGTGGTGGCGGAGCTCGCCTGGGCGATCACGCGGGCAGGGCACGCGACCCTGCGCTTCAACTACCGCGGCGTCGGCGCGTCGGAAGGCGCGTGGAGCGGCGGGCCCGGCGAGGTCGCGGATCTCGAGTCGGCGATCGATCAACTCCTCGAGACCACCGGCGCTCCGGCGATCGCGGTGGCGGGATATTCTTTCGGCGCGTGGGCGGCGGTGCAGGCGGCGCTGCGGCGGCCCGAGGTGGCGGCGTTGGTGCTCGTATCGCCTCCGACGGCGCTGCTCGATTTCTCGGGGCTCGCCCGGGTGCAGGCGCGGGTGCTCGCGATCTGCGCCGAGGACGACGATCGGTCGCTGCTCGCCGGCTGGCTCGGGCCGCAGGGCAAATTGGTGACGGTGGCGGGGGCCGACCATTTCTTCACCAGCGGCCTGCCGCAGGTGGGCCGGCACGCGGCGCGCTTCGTGGGCGGCTGA
- a CDS encoding YkgJ family cysteine cluster protein, whose amino-acid sequence MKLPLVPLDRRRLRFECTQCGACCRKPGLVHLHPDEPARLAAYLGLEVRAFAARYLRRLPGGRMAIVVHEGSAGCPLLAGDRCSVEAVKPGQCRAYPFWPELVGDPAAWRAEKRKCEGLGRGPVWPAAEIRRLLALDPGVDGGNTD is encoded by the coding sequence GTGAAGCTTCCCCTCGTTCCGCTCGATCGGCGGCGCCTCCGCTTCGAATGCACGCAATGCGGCGCCTGCTGCCGCAAGCCCGGGCTGGTCCATCTGCATCCGGACGAGCCGGCCCGGCTGGCCGCCTACCTCGGGCTGGAGGTCCGGGCCTTCGCGGCGCGCTACCTGCGGCGCCTGCCCGGCGGGCGGATGGCGATCGTCGTGCACGAAGGTTCTGCAGGCTGCCCGCTCCTCGCCGGCGACCGGTGCTCGGTGGAGGCGGTGAAGCCGGGGCAGTGCAGGGCCTATCCCTTCTGGCCGGAGCTCGTCGGCGATCCCGCCGCCTGGCGCGCGGAGAAGCGGAAGTGCGAGGGGCTCGGCAGGGGTCCCGTCTGGCCCGCCGCGGAGATCCGGCGGCTGCTCGCCCTCGACCCCGGTGTAGACGGAGGGAATACGGATTGA
- a CDS encoding CPBP family intramembrane glutamic endopeptidase, with protein sequence MDAHPDNSAVALRPAYLFLVLVIGLHFTVGSLVQLANPAFGINFGEFFFFAGLTWIFTRAQNFRPVEFLALRLPPGRTMFAALGAAIAGFFFAGGVNAINRWLVGPELAKRYDVTGLFEVRSPLEGALLVLGVAVMAPIGEELVFRGYLQRVLGARYGTWTAVVVTSVLFAAIHLNPASVLALFALGVVFALLRVWSGSIWPAILAHAVQNGTSSAMVLSGLAEDSPDELPIGQALILLAVTTPILWLALQHLRRMPAVSEADAAEPHDPEADHRFRPGRVKGLALGLTAAAALSLVALFLVDGEAALARLQRAASGGLPETPDVETQPLPEEPLRDAG encoded by the coding sequence TTGGACGCACATCCCGACAACAGCGCGGTCGCCCTCCGGCCGGCCTATCTCTTCCTCGTCCTCGTGATCGGGCTCCACTTCACCGTGGGCTCCCTGGTGCAGCTGGCCAACCCGGCCTTCGGCATCAACTTCGGCGAGTTCTTCTTCTTCGCGGGACTCACCTGGATCTTCACCCGCGCCCAGAACTTCCGGCCGGTGGAGTTCCTCGCGCTGCGCCTCCCGCCGGGCCGCACGATGTTCGCGGCGCTGGGCGCCGCGATCGCGGGTTTCTTCTTCGCCGGCGGCGTCAACGCGATCAACCGCTGGCTGGTAGGCCCCGAGCTCGCCAAACGCTACGACGTCACCGGGCTCTTCGAGGTGCGCTCGCCGCTGGAGGGCGCGCTGCTCGTCCTCGGCGTGGCGGTGATGGCGCCCATCGGCGAGGAGCTCGTCTTTCGCGGCTATCTGCAGCGGGTGCTCGGCGCCCGCTACGGCACCTGGACCGCCGTCGTCGTCACCTCCGTCCTCTTCGCCGCCATCCACCTCAACCCCGCCTCGGTGCTCGCCCTCTTCGCGCTCGGCGTGGTCTTCGCGCTGCTGCGGGTCTGGAGCGGATCGATCTGGCCGGCGATCCTCGCCCACGCGGTGCAGAACGGCACCTCCTCGGCGATGGTCCTCTCCGGGCTCGCGGAGGATTCACCCGACGAACTGCCGATCGGGCAGGCGCTGATCCTCCTCGCCGTCACCACGCCGATCCTCTGGCTGGCGCTGCAGCACCTGCGGCGGATGCCTGCCGTCTCCGAGGCGGATGCCGCGGAGCCGCACGATCCGGAAGCCGATCACCGCTTCCGGCCGGGCCGGGTCAAGGGGCTCGCCCTCGGTCTCACCGCGGCGGCGGCGCTCTCGCTGGTGGCGCTCTTCCTCGTGGACGGCGAGGCCGCTCTCGCCAGGCTGCAGCGCGCTGCGAGTGGCGGGCTCCCCGAGACGCCGGACGTCGAGACCCAGCCGCTGCCCGAGGAACCCCTCCGCGACGCCGGATGA
- a CDS encoding class I SAM-dependent rRNA methyltransferase: MNPVLELGKEVGRSLRAGHPWVFAKALAGRPPRLPPGAIVDVHEAGRFVARGYYDPLSPIRVRVLTRDPLEKIDALFWRRSIARAALLRTEVLAGEETDSYRVVHGENDGIPGLVVDKYADFLVTKFYSAGLTAHRDAILAALRQEVPGVRGIFGREELGRDDVDADEGPAQGTVHWGEAPPDRIAIRENGDARFWVDVRGGQKTGFFLDQRENRFALRRYAKGREALNCFGYTGGFSVHLAKGGARKVTTIDQDRDAIGLAAENFRLNGLDPERHEFVAGDVFDKLGAAKRTGQSWDMIILDPPAFAKSQKAVEAAIDGYASLNRAALAVLRPGGILVSCSCSARVSVGDFFGAIAQAADKARVDLQLLEQRYQPPDHPIALQFPEGRYLKVFVFRRV, encoded by the coding sequence TGAATCCCGTTCTCGAATTGGGCAAGGAAGTCGGCCGCTCGCTCCGCGCCGGCCACCCCTGGGTCTTCGCCAAGGCGCTGGCTGGCAGGCCCCCGCGGCTGCCGCCAGGCGCCATCGTCGACGTGCACGAGGCGGGACGCTTCGTCGCCCGCGGCTACTACGATCCGCTCAGCCCGATCCGCGTCCGCGTCCTCACCCGCGATCCGCTCGAGAAGATCGACGCGCTCTTCTGGCGGCGTTCGATCGCCCGCGCCGCGCTGCTGCGCACCGAGGTCCTCGCCGGCGAGGAGACCGACTCCTACCGCGTGGTCCACGGCGAGAACGACGGGATCCCCGGCCTGGTCGTCGACAAATACGCCGACTTCCTCGTCACCAAATTCTACAGCGCCGGCCTCACCGCCCACCGCGACGCGATCCTCGCGGCGCTGCGGCAGGAGGTCCCCGGGGTCCGCGGCATCTTCGGCCGGGAGGAGCTCGGTCGGGACGACGTCGACGCCGACGAGGGGCCCGCGCAGGGCACGGTGCATTGGGGCGAGGCGCCGCCCGATCGGATCGCCATCCGCGAGAACGGCGACGCCAGGTTCTGGGTCGACGTGCGCGGCGGCCAGAAGACCGGCTTCTTCCTCGATCAGCGGGAGAACCGCTTCGCCCTGCGCCGCTACGCGAAGGGGCGCGAGGCGCTCAACTGCTTCGGCTACACCGGCGGCTTCTCGGTCCACCTGGCGAAGGGCGGCGCCCGCAAGGTGACCACCATCGACCAGGACCGGGACGCGATCGGGCTCGCCGCCGAGAATTTCCGCCTGAACGGCCTCGATCCGGAGCGACACGAGTTCGTCGCCGGCGACGTCTTCGACAAGCTCGGAGCCGCGAAGCGCACCGGCCAGAGCTGGGACATGATCATCCTCGACCCGCCGGCCTTCGCGAAGAGCCAGAAGGCGGTGGAGGCGGCGATCGACGGCTACGCCTCGCTCAACCGCGCGGCGCTGGCGGTGCTGCGCCCGGGCGGCATCCTGGTGAGCTGCTCCTGCTCGGCCCGGGTGAGCGTCGGCGATTTCTTCGGCGCCATCGCCCAGGCCGCCGACAAGGCGCGGGTCGATCTGCAGCTCCTCGAGCAGCGTTACCAGCCGCCCGACCATCCGATCGCGCTGCAATTCCCGGAAGGGCGCTACCTCAAGGTCTTCGTCTTCCGGCGGGTCTGA